Proteins from a genomic interval of Longimicrobium sp.:
- a CDS encoding MFS transporter has protein sequence MSFGFLGIQFGWGLQLANMSAIYERLGARPDEVPILWLAAPMTGLLVQPIIGALSDRTWGRLGRRRPYFLVGAILSSIALFFMPTSTSLWMAASLLWILDASINVSMEPFRAFVADKLDASQRTAGFVMQSFFIGVGASLANALPYIFGQMGVTGTTASGIPLTVKYSFQLGAVVFLLAVLWTVFTTSEAPPEDMAEFERERRERAGVGALFGEIGAAITNMPKTMKQLAVVQFFTWLGLFCMWMFFVPTVARHVFGATDPDSELYARGIEWGGITFAFYSITTFVVAFALPAVARATSRKATHALALTCGAIGLLSVSVIHDQYVLLLTMVGVGIAWASILSMPYAILSTALPAARMGVYMGVFNFFIVIPEILASLGFGPLIRAVYGQDNPNTSLYMVMTGGVSLLIAAASVMLVHDAGDAGVDTVIGGDQHEPLTVQGSVQPVPSSGLIDPDPNG, from the coding sequence ATGAGCTTCGGCTTCCTGGGCATCCAGTTCGGCTGGGGGCTTCAGCTGGCCAACATGTCGGCGATCTACGAACGGCTGGGGGCGCGGCCGGACGAGGTGCCCATCCTGTGGCTGGCGGCGCCCATGACGGGGCTCCTGGTGCAGCCCATCATCGGCGCGCTCAGCGACCGCACCTGGGGCCGGCTGGGACGGCGGCGGCCGTACTTTCTGGTGGGCGCCATCCTGTCGTCCATCGCCCTGTTCTTCATGCCCACCTCCACCTCGCTGTGGATGGCGGCGTCGCTGCTGTGGATCCTGGATGCGTCCATCAACGTGTCCATGGAGCCGTTCCGCGCCTTCGTGGCCGACAAGCTCGATGCCAGCCAGCGTACGGCGGGCTTCGTGATGCAGTCGTTCTTCATTGGCGTGGGCGCCAGCCTGGCCAATGCCCTGCCCTACATCTTCGGCCAGATGGGCGTGACGGGCACCACGGCCAGCGGCATTCCCCTGACGGTGAAGTACTCGTTCCAGCTGGGCGCCGTGGTGTTCCTGCTGGCGGTGCTGTGGACGGTGTTCACCACCAGCGAGGCGCCGCCGGAAGACATGGCCGAGTTCGAGCGTGAGCGGCGCGAGCGGGCCGGCGTGGGCGCGCTGTTCGGCGAGATCGGCGCGGCCATCACCAACATGCCGAAGACGATGAAGCAGTTGGCCGTCGTCCAGTTCTTCACCTGGCTGGGGCTGTTCTGCATGTGGATGTTCTTCGTGCCCACGGTGGCGCGCCACGTGTTCGGCGCCACCGACCCGGACTCGGAGCTGTACGCGCGCGGCATCGAGTGGGGGGGGATCACCTTCGCCTTCTACTCCATCACCACGTTCGTGGTGGCGTTCGCGCTGCCTGCGGTCGCCCGGGCCACCAGCCGCAAGGCCACGCACGCACTGGCGCTCACCTGCGGCGCCATCGGGCTGCTGAGCGTGTCGGTGATCCACGACCAGTACGTGCTGCTGCTGACCATGGTGGGGGTGGGCATCGCGTGGGCGTCCATCCTGTCGATGCCCTACGCCATCCTTTCCACCGCCCTGCCCGCCGCGCGGATGGGCGTGTACATGGGCGTGTTCAACTTCTTCATCGTCATCCCCGAGATCCTGGCGTCGCTGGGCTTCGGTCCGCTGATCCGCGCGGTGTACGGGCAGGACAATCCGAACACGTCGCTGTACATGGTGATGACGGGCGGCGTTTCGCTGCTGATTGCGGCGGCCTCGGTGATGCTGGTGCACGACGCGGGCGACGCAGGCGTGGACACCGTGATCGGGGGCGACCAGCACGAGCCGCTGACGGTGCAGGGCTCCGTGCAGCCGGTGCCAAGCAGCGGCCTCATCGATCCCGACCCGAACGGCTAA
- a CDS encoding type II toxin-antitoxin system RelE/ParE family toxin yields MEDGLKKVPARFWSNAGGTEPVRDWLQGLGKHDRRTIGGDIATVEYGWPVGMPTCRSMGAGLWEVRTNLADNRIARVLFCFCQGHLVLLHGFIKKTRKTPDDESALARKRQKELEP; encoded by the coding sequence GTGGAAGACGGACTCAAGAAGGTTCCTGCGAGATTCTGGAGCAACGCTGGTGGAACGGAGCCTGTGCGCGACTGGCTTCAGGGTCTCGGCAAGCACGACCGCAGGACGATTGGAGGAGACATCGCGACGGTGGAGTACGGCTGGCCTGTGGGCATGCCGACCTGCCGATCGATGGGAGCAGGCCTGTGGGAGGTACGGACGAACCTGGCCGACAACCGGATTGCCCGCGTGCTCTTCTGCTTCTGCCAGGGGCACCTCGTTCTCCTGCACGGGTTCATCAAGAAGACCAGGAAAACGCCGGACGACGAGTCGGCGCTCGCCCGGAAACGCCAGAAGGAGCTAGAACCATGA
- a CDS encoding alpha-amylase family protein, which translates to MLLLRFRPGAAGLFALVLLAGGCKEPVGPPPPIIEPPPARPSLPQTYRASGHTAAGDVFVHLFEWRWSDIAAECEAVLGPAGYEAVQVSPPQEHAVISGHPWWQRYQPVSYSLARSRSGTRAEFADMVARCKAAGVDIYVDAVINHMTAGAGTGSNGTVYTKYSYPGLYSPGDFHGACGVNDYGNAANVQDCELVGLADLNTLLPDVRGKIAAYLLDLSRLGVAGYRIDAAKHMQPVDLDSIVGRVNRALAAEGRPLPYYFAEVIDYGNEGVSRTHYYGLAYGSGGAADITEFKFRGVGEKFLGANSGRLAQLNPNGTTGNQFSVGAWGLMPPDKAVVFLENHDTQRDAAGIGYRSPVAFRLANVWMMAQPYGYPSIMSSYAFTLGSGRDTGPPSNAAGETNPVSCVASMEAVQSGQWVCEHRDPTILRMVGFRRAVAGTDLNRWWDNAANAIAFSRGDKGFVAINREAAAVNVATPTGLAAGTYCDVITGGKAGAACAGTAVVVGADGAVQFSLPSNTAVAIHAGTRL; encoded by the coding sequence ATGCTTCTTCTTCGATTCCGCCCCGGCGCGGCCGGCCTATTCGCCCTCGTCCTGCTGGCCGGCGGCTGCAAGGAGCCCGTCGGGCCTCCGCCGCCCATCATTGAGCCGCCGCCCGCGCGGCCGTCGCTGCCGCAGACGTACCGCGCCAGCGGCCACACGGCGGCGGGCGACGTCTTCGTTCACCTGTTCGAGTGGCGGTGGTCGGACATCGCCGCCGAGTGCGAGGCCGTGCTGGGGCCGGCGGGCTACGAGGCGGTGCAGGTGTCGCCGCCGCAGGAGCACGCGGTGATCAGCGGCCATCCCTGGTGGCAGCGCTACCAGCCGGTGAGCTACAGCCTGGCCCGCAGCCGCTCGGGAACGCGCGCCGAGTTCGCCGACATGGTGGCCCGCTGCAAGGCGGCGGGCGTGGACATCTACGTCGACGCGGTGATCAACCACATGACGGCGGGCGCCGGGACGGGGAGCAACGGCACCGTCTACACCAAGTACAGCTATCCCGGCCTGTACTCGCCGGGCGACTTCCACGGCGCATGCGGCGTCAACGACTACGGCAACGCCGCCAACGTGCAGGACTGCGAGCTGGTGGGGCTGGCCGACCTGAACACGCTGCTCCCGGACGTGCGCGGAAAGATCGCCGCGTACCTGCTGGACCTTTCACGCCTGGGCGTGGCGGGGTACCGCATCGATGCCGCCAAGCACATGCAGCCGGTGGACCTGGACAGCATCGTGGGCCGGGTGAACCGCGCGCTGGCGGCGGAGGGGCGTCCCCTGCCCTACTACTTCGCCGAGGTGATCGACTACGGCAACGAGGGCGTGTCGCGCACCCACTACTACGGCCTGGCCTACGGCTCCGGTGGCGCGGCCGACATCACCGAGTTCAAGTTCCGCGGCGTGGGCGAGAAGTTCCTGGGCGCCAACAGTGGGCGCCTGGCGCAGCTGAACCCCAATGGGACCACGGGGAACCAGTTCTCCGTGGGCGCGTGGGGATTGATGCCGCCGGACAAGGCCGTGGTGTTCCTGGAAAACCACGACACCCAGCGGGACGCGGCCGGCATCGGCTACCGCTCGCCCGTGGCGTTCCGGCTGGCGAACGTGTGGATGATGGCGCAGCCGTACGGCTATCCGTCCATCATGTCGAGCTACGCGTTCACGCTGGGCTCCGGGCGCGATACCGGCCCCCCATCCAACGCGGCGGGGGAGACGAACCCGGTCTCGTGCGTGGCCAGCATGGAGGCCGTGCAGAGCGGGCAGTGGGTGTGCGAGCACCGCGACCCCACGATCCTGCGGATGGTGGGCTTCCGCCGCGCGGTAGCCGGCACGGATCTGAACCGCTGGTGGGACAACGCGGCCAACGCCATCGCCTTTTCGCGGGGCGACAAGGGCTTCGTGGCCATCAACCGCGAAGCCGCCGCGGTGAACGTCGCCACGCCGACCGGGCTGGCCGCGGGCACCTACTGCGACGTGATCACCGGCGGCAAGGCGGGCGCCGCCTGCGCCGGCACCGCCGTGGTCGTGGGTGCGGACGGCGCGGTGCAGTTCAGCCTGCCCTCCAACACCGCGGTCGCCATCCACGCCGGCACCCGGCTCTGA
- a CDS encoding RagB/SusD family nutrient uptake outer membrane protein: protein MNIKACKTLVFASGLLLAAGACTDLTTEPKSSVSGGTVFSDPSSYRAFLAKLYAGLSVTGQQGPDGSADISGIDEGFSQYLRQYWSLQELPTDEAIIGWGDPGLPEMNRQGWTASNPFVAALYYRIFFQVALANEFMRETADDRMAERGASAELRAQVANYRAEARFLRALSYWHAADLFGNVPLVTEANRSGAEPPAQATRQAIFTFVESELKAILPQLPAVGQADYGRADQGAAQMLLAKLYLNAQVYTGQPRYAEARAAAEAVIGSGAYQLDPNYQHLFLADNHTSPEIIFPITFDGSRTRTWGGMTFLAHAAVGGNMNAGSYGLDGGWWGLRLKPEAYNLYPSNGADRRSSYFVMQNSVAITDVGDFFQGVAAPKFRNVKASGAAGSHPTFPDTDFPMFRLADAYLIYAEAVVRGAGGSRATALGYINQLRTRAYGNASGNITDAQMTLDFILAERGRELLWEAQRRTDLVRFGRYTGGAYVWSFKGGSPAGTATPAHLDLYPIPAAELSANPNLSQNPGYN from the coding sequence ATGAACATCAAGGCGTGCAAAACGCTGGTCTTTGCCTCGGGGCTGCTGCTTGCGGCCGGGGCGTGCACCGACCTGACGACGGAGCCCAAGAGCTCCGTCAGCGGCGGAACCGTGTTCTCCGACCCCAGCTCGTACCGCGCCTTTCTGGCGAAGCTGTACGCGGGGCTCTCGGTGACGGGCCAGCAGGGGCCCGATGGCTCCGCCGACATCTCGGGGATCGACGAGGGATTTTCGCAGTACCTTCGCCAGTACTGGTCGCTGCAGGAGCTTCCCACCGATGAGGCCATCATCGGGTGGGGCGACCCGGGGCTGCCGGAGATGAACCGCCAGGGGTGGACGGCTAGCAACCCCTTCGTCGCGGCCCTGTACTACCGGATCTTCTTCCAGGTGGCGCTGGCGAACGAGTTCATGCGCGAAACCGCCGACGACCGCATGGCCGAGCGCGGCGCGAGCGCCGAGCTGCGCGCCCAGGTGGCGAACTACCGCGCCGAGGCGCGCTTCCTTCGCGCGCTGAGCTACTGGCACGCGGCCGACCTGTTCGGCAACGTGCCCCTGGTCACCGAGGCCAACCGGTCGGGCGCCGAGCCGCCGGCACAGGCCACGCGGCAGGCGATCTTCACCTTCGTCGAGAGCGAGCTGAAGGCCATTCTGCCCCAGCTGCCGGCCGTGGGCCAGGCCGACTACGGCCGCGCCGACCAGGGCGCCGCGCAGATGCTGCTGGCCAAGCTGTACCTGAACGCGCAGGTGTACACCGGCCAGCCCCGCTACGCCGAGGCCCGGGCCGCGGCCGAGGCGGTGATCGGTTCCGGCGCGTACCAGCTGGACCCCAACTACCAGCACCTGTTCCTGGCCGACAACCACACGTCGCCCGAGATCATCTTCCCCATCACGTTCGACGGCAGCCGCACCCGCACCTGGGGCGGGATGACGTTCCTGGCCCACGCGGCGGTCGGCGGCAACATGAACGCGGGCAGCTACGGGCTGGACGGGGGCTGGTGGGGGCTGCGGCTGAAGCCCGAGGCCTACAACCTGTACCCCTCGAACGGCGCGGACCGGCGGTCGTCGTACTTCGTGATGCAGAACTCGGTGGCGATCACCGACGTGGGCGACTTCTTCCAGGGGGTCGCGGCGCCCAAGTTCCGCAACGTCAAGGCGTCGGGCGCGGCGGGGTCGCACCCCACCTTCCCCGACACCGACTTCCCCATGTTCCGCCTGGCCGACGCGTACCTGATCTACGCCGAGGCGGTGGTGCGCGGGGCGGGCGGCAGCCGCGCGACGGCGCTGGGCTACATCAACCAGCTGCGCACGCGCGCCTACGGTAACGCCAGCGGCAACATCACCGACGCCCAGATGACGCTGGACTTCATCCTGGCCGAGCGCGGCCGCGAGCTGCTGTGGGAGGCCCAGCGCCGCACGGACCTGGTGCGCTTCGGACGCTACACCGGCGGCGCGTACGTCTGGAGCTTCAAGGGTGGCTCTCCGGCGGGAACGGCCACGCCCGCGCACCTGGACCTGTACCCGATCCCGGCGGCGGAGCTTTCGGCCAACCCCAACCTGAGCCAGAACCCCGGCTACAACTGA
- a CDS encoding glycoside hydrolase family 97 protein: protein MHARMWPLLAGAALGLALFAVPADAQDSLRVASPDGKNTVTVHVRDGGLYYAVSRNGQPVLLPSRLGFAFRGGDSLRSALRISGSSRNTVDQTWTQPWGEVARVRDHHHELRVRIAEDRAPNRRFAVVFRAFDDGVGFRYELADSAGFRDFTMMEELTEFALADNARAWWIPSNRPEPDRQEILYSSSPVSRLDSVHTPLTLQMTNGVQVVIHEANLVDYAGMYLARTGNRTLQSTLARWADGVAVRGRAPFVTPWRTIQLADRPEDLHPSVLTLKLNPPSRIADTRWITPMKYNGVWWGLHINTETWGQGPKHGATTANVKRYMDFAAANGLGGTLVEGWNTGWDHDWFNTMKADFSFTQSYPDFDLAEVAAYARQRGMTLIGHHETATMIDPYERQLDSAMALYNRVGVRAVKTGYVGDRTEHGHAHQSQFMVRHHRRVIETAARNGIMVNVHEPIKDTGERRTWPNMLSREGARGMEYNAWGGEGGNPPEHETILFFTRMISGPMDFTPGIFDILIQRPTGTPRQPHDARPRTTLAKQLALYVVLYSPLQMAADLPENYAGQPAFQFIRDVAVDWDTTVVIDGEIGDHVIVARKQRGADDWFLGAISDEEGRTFEVPLSFLPAGRSYVAKIYADGPGANWRDNPLPIAISQQQVTSGSTLRIQMAPGGGQAIRFRAVR from the coding sequence ATGCACGCTCGGATGTGGCCCCTTCTGGCGGGCGCGGCGCTGGGCCTGGCCCTGTTCGCCGTCCCCGCGGACGCGCAGGACTCCCTGCGCGTCGCCTCGCCGGACGGGAAGAACACGGTGACGGTGCACGTCCGCGATGGCGGCCTGTACTACGCGGTCAGCCGCAACGGGCAGCCGGTGCTGCTTCCCTCGCGGCTGGGCTTCGCCTTTCGCGGCGGCGACTCGCTGCGGAGCGCGCTCCGCATTTCCGGGAGCTCGCGCAACACGGTGGACCAGACGTGGACGCAGCCGTGGGGCGAGGTGGCGCGCGTGCGCGACCACCACCACGAGCTGCGCGTGCGCATCGCCGAAGACCGCGCGCCCAACCGCCGCTTCGCCGTGGTGTTCCGCGCCTTCGACGACGGCGTGGGCTTTCGCTACGAGCTGGCCGACAGCGCCGGCTTCCGCGACTTTACGATGATGGAGGAGCTGACGGAGTTCGCCCTGGCCGACAACGCGCGCGCCTGGTGGATCCCCAGCAACCGCCCCGAGCCCGACCGGCAGGAGATCCTCTACTCGTCGTCGCCGGTGAGCCGGCTTGACTCGGTGCACACCCCGCTGACGCTGCAGATGACCAACGGCGTGCAGGTGGTGATCCACGAGGCCAACCTGGTGGACTACGCCGGGATGTACCTGGCGCGCACCGGAAACCGCACCCTGCAGTCCACCCTGGCGCGCTGGGCGGACGGCGTGGCGGTGCGCGGCCGTGCGCCCTTCGTCACCCCCTGGCGCACCATCCAGCTGGCGGACCGGCCGGAAGACCTGCATCCGTCCGTCCTGACGCTGAAGCTGAACCCGCCCAGCCGCATCGCCGACACGCGCTGGATCACGCCCATGAAGTACAACGGGGTGTGGTGGGGATTGCACATCAACACCGAGACGTGGGGCCAGGGACCCAAGCACGGCGCCACGACGGCCAACGTCAAGCGCTACATGGACTTTGCCGCGGCGAACGGGCTGGGCGGCACGCTGGTGGAGGGGTGGAACACGGGGTGGGACCACGACTGGTTCAACACCATGAAGGCCGACTTCTCGTTCACGCAGTCGTACCCGGACTTCGACCTGGCGGAGGTAGCCGCCTACGCCCGGCAGCGCGGGATGACGCTGATCGGGCACCACGAGACCGCCACGATGATCGACCCGTACGAGCGGCAGCTGGACTCGGCCATGGCATTGTACAACCGCGTGGGCGTGCGCGCGGTGAAGACGGGGTACGTGGGCGACAGGACGGAGCACGGCCACGCGCACCAGTCGCAGTTCATGGTGCGGCACCACCGCCGGGTGATCGAGACGGCGGCGCGCAACGGCATCATGGTCAACGTGCACGAGCCCATCAAGGACACCGGCGAGCGCCGCACCTGGCCCAACATGCTGTCGCGCGAGGGCGCGCGGGGGATGGAGTACAACGCCTGGGGCGGCGAGGGAGGCAATCCGCCGGAGCACGAGACCATCCTGTTCTTTACGCGGATGATCTCCGGGCCGATGGACTTTACGCCCGGCATCTTCGACATCCTCATTCAGCGCCCCACCGGCACGCCGCGGCAGCCGCACGACGCGCGGCCGCGCACTACGCTGGCCAAGCAGCTGGCGCTGTACGTGGTGCTCTACTCGCCGCTGCAGATGGCGGCGGACCTGCCGGAGAACTACGCGGGGCAGCCGGCCTTCCAGTTCATCCGGGACGTGGCGGTGGACTGGGACACCACGGTGGTGATCGATGGGGAGATCGGCGACCACGTGATCGTCGCCCGAAAGCAGCGCGGGGCTGACGACTGGTTCCTGGGTGCCATCAGCGACGAGGAGGGGCGGACGTTCGAGGTGCCGCTCTCGTTCCTTCCTGCGGGCCGCAGCTACGTCGCGAAGATCTACGCGGACGGACCGGGCGCCAACTGGCGCGACAACCCGCTTCCGATCGCGATTTCGCAGCAGCAGGTGACCTCGGGCTCGACGCTGCGCATCCAGATGGCCCCCGGCGGCGGCCAGGCGATCCGCTTCCGCGCCGTGCGCTGA
- a CDS encoding helix-turn-helix transcriptional regulator, producing MNNPHIGSSFESFLEQEGIRDEVEGLAQKRVFTWQIREAMEQAGLSKAALAARMQTSRTQVERLLDPDNNKVQLDTLQRAAQAVGRTLRVELV from the coding sequence ATGAACAATCCGCACATCGGCAGCTCGTTCGAGAGCTTTCTGGAGCAGGAAGGGATTCGCGACGAGGTAGAGGGACTCGCACAGAAGCGGGTCTTCACCTGGCAGATCCGCGAGGCCATGGAACAGGCCGGCCTTTCCAAGGCTGCGCTGGCCGCACGGATGCAAACGAGCCGAACGCAGGTGGAGCGGCTGCTGGACCCCGACAACAACAAGGTGCAGCTCGACACCCTTCAGCGTGCCGCGCAAGCCGTCGGCCGCACGCTTCGGGTGGAGCTGGTCTGA
- a CDS encoding alpha/beta hydrolase-fold protein: protein MTAVHRHIRHTGALVASAFLLGAAPASAQLTVRLSVPRNTPPGATIYLAGSFNGWNPASLAYRLTREASGEYAITLHEDVRGPVDFKFTLGSWDAAESDSTGADAPNRRFVVPATGAATYAGSVAGWRDGSPRPARPSTASRSVTVLDTAFAIPQLGRTRRVWIYLPPDYATTTKTYPVLYMHDAQNVFDDATSYAGEWGVDETLDSLHAAGDWGAIVVAVDNGGQRRLDEYSPWTHPRHGGGEGDAYVDFLANTLKPYIDARYRTRPDRLNTGVAGSSMGGLISLYAALKHPDVFGRAGVFSPAFWFSQQNFAYARAARPLGGERFYMVTGAREGDAPQVYENDHRRMVDTLAAAGFRVGRQVVGYVREDGTHSEGFWRREFPAAYRWMFGGGTDCP from the coding sequence ATGACCGCCGTCCATCGCCACATCCGCCACACCGGCGCGCTCGTCGCCAGCGCGTTCCTGCTGGGCGCCGCGCCGGCCAGCGCGCAGCTCACCGTGCGCCTCAGCGTCCCCCGGAACACGCCGCCGGGGGCTACGATCTACCTCGCGGGTTCGTTCAACGGCTGGAACCCCGCGTCGCTCGCCTACCGGCTGACACGCGAGGCGTCCGGGGAGTACGCGATCACCCTGCACGAGGACGTGCGCGGCCCCGTCGACTTCAAGTTCACCCTAGGCTCGTGGGACGCGGCGGAGAGCGACAGCACGGGTGCGGACGCCCCCAACCGGCGCTTCGTCGTGCCGGCCACGGGCGCCGCGACGTACGCCGGATCGGTGGCGGGGTGGCGCGACGGCAGCCCGCGCCCGGCACGGCCGTCGACGGCAAGCCGATCCGTGACGGTGCTCGACACGGCGTTCGCCATCCCGCAGCTGGGACGCACGCGGCGGGTGTGGATCTACCTGCCGCCGGACTACGCCACGACCACGAAGACGTATCCCGTGCTGTACATGCACGATGCGCAGAACGTGTTCGACGATGCCACCAGCTACGCGGGCGAGTGGGGCGTGGACGAAACGCTCGACAGCCTGCACGCCGCGGGTGACTGGGGTGCCATCGTGGTGGCGGTGGACAACGGGGGGCAGCGGCGCCTGGACGAGTATTCGCCGTGGACGCATCCCCGCCACGGCGGCGGCGAGGGCGACGCGTACGTCGATTTCCTGGCGAACACGCTCAAGCCGTACATCGACGCGCGCTACCGTACCCGGCCGGACCGGCTGAACACGGGCGTGGCGGGGAGCAGCATGGGCGGGCTGATCTCGCTGTACGCCGCGCTGAAACACCCCGACGTGTTCGGCCGGGCGGGCGTGTTCTCGCCCGCGTTCTGGTTCAGCCAGCAGAACTTCGCATACGCCCGCGCGGCGCGTCCGCTCGGGGGCGAGCGCTTCTACATGGTCACGGGCGCGCGCGAGGGCGATGCGCCGCAGGTGTACGAGAACGACCACCGGCGGATGGTGGATACGCTCGCGGCGGCCGGGTTCCGCGTGGGGCGCCAGGTCGTCGGATACGTGCGGGAGGACGGGACGCACTCCGAGGGGTTCTGGCGGCGCGAGTTCCCGGCCGCGTACCGGTGGATGTTCGGCGGGGGAACCGACTGCCCGTAG